ATCGCGCTGGAAACAGCCTCGCGCGCATTCAGTGCCGCGACCTGCTCCTCGAGCGCCTCCTCGCGCAGTTTCAGATCGGTCGTGTCGCGAATGAAGGCGATGTAGCCCACGAGTGCACCGTCATGGGTGATGCAAGGCGAGTAGATCTGCTCGACAAAGCGCCGGAGCCCGTTCGGATAAACCGCCCAGTCGCTCCATTGCACGGCACGGCCGGCTTTCAGCTCATCAACCAGCGGCGCGGCGCGATCGGCGATCACATCGCCGACAATCTCGCGATAGGACCGTCCGACAATGTCCTCCAGCCGGTAGCCGAGCAGATCGAGCGCCTGCCGGTTGGCATAGACATAGCGGTGGTCGGCATCCTGGGCCGTCACGCGCGCCGGGATGGCATCGAACAGGCGCGCCAGGATGGCCGGATCCAGCCGGCCGGCAGGCGCCAGCACCTTGTCGTCGAACATGTCCGCGAAAAGCGGGCCGGCGCTGCTGGCTTCCGCCATCCTCAGGCCCCGTTTGGCACGAAGACATAGCCTTCGCCACGCACGGTCTTGATGAAGCGGGGATGCTCCGCGTCCGGCTCGATCTTCTTGCGCAACCGGGTCACCCGGATGTCGATAGAGCGATCGCTTTCATCGGCACTGCGGCCATGGGCGAACTCCTGCAACTGTCCGCGCGACAAAACGCGATTCGGCCGTGTCGCCAGGGCTTGCAGCAGGTCGAACTCCATAGCTGTGAGATCGATCGGCGCGCCAGCCGCGTCAACCAGACGCCGCGCGTCGAGGTCGAGCGTCAGTGTGCCGAACTTCAGGCTCCTGCCCTCCTGAAGCACCGCCTGTGGGGCCGTTGCCTGACCATTGGCCGGTGCCGCCTTGACCCGCCGGAGCACGCTCTTGATGCGGGCAAGCAGTTCGCGAAGTTCATAAGGCTTCACCAGATAATCGTCCGCGCCGATCTCCAGACCGACGATGCGATCGATCGGCCGGCCGGCCGCCGTCGCCATGATGATCCCGGTCTGGCGTGTCTTGCGGATGAAGCGCGCGAGCGAGAGGCCGTCCTCTCCGGGCATGGCGATGTCGAGGATTGCGACATCGATGGCCTTGCCAACCGACTCCTCGCGGAAGACCTGGGCATTGCGGTAGGACAGAACGTCGAAACCCTGGAGTTCCAGATATTCCGCGACCGCCTCACGCAGGTGTTCTTCGTCATCAACGATCGCGACCGTCGTCTTCATGCGTTCTGCCCTTGCCTCTTCGCGGACAATGATGACATTGCCCTTGGCTGCACACTAGGATGAATCATCGCGACAGCTTCTGACGGTCGCGAATGCATTGGGAAGGCTGTCACATGGCGCGACGCGGCCGCATCGCGGTGCTGGACGACGAACCCGATTGGGTTGACGCCGTCGAGGAATACCTGGTCGATCTTGGCTACGACGTGGACCGGCTGGCGGCCGCCTGGGAACTTGAGCCCTATCTCGCCCGCGAAAAGCCCGACCTGATCATTCTCGATCTCGGCCTGCCTGGCGAAAGCGGGATCGACATCCTGATCCGCACCGATCTCGCCAGCGACGTCGCGGTCCTGGTTCTGACCGGCAATCCCGACCCCGTTGACCGTGTCCTGGGCCTCGAGCTCGGCGCCGACGACTACGTCCAGAAACCGGTAGAGCTGCGCGAATTGGCCGCCCGCGTGGCTGGCATCCTGCAACGCCGGCTCGGGCGGCGTCGCAACCTCGTGGTGTTCGAGAGCTCGTCGGTCGATCTCGTCGCCGCCCGCGTCCTGAAGGCTGACGGTTCCACTGAACGCCTGTCGGCCGGCGAGGTCGCGCTGATCCGAGCTTTTGCCGACAATCCCGGCAAGGTGCTGACGCGCGAGGAAATCATGGAAAAGGCGCCGGCCGAGGACGAGGAAGCCTTCGACCGCGCGATCGATTCGCGCATTGCCCGGCTTCGCCGCAAGCTCGACACCGAAGCCATCCGCACGGTGCGCGGCCATGGCTATGTCTTCGACCTGCCCGCCCATGCCGGCGAGCCAACACAATCGCCCGCCGGGAACGGCTGAATCGGCCCGCATTCGGGCGTCATCGGGGGCGGTGGCGGCGATTGCGATCATGGATACCTGCTTCGGTTGGCCGGACATTGGACAGCGCACCTGCGCGCGCTGATGTCGCCGCATTGATCCTGTTGTTTCAGCAAGCGATCGTCGCCCGGTAGGCGGAAACGTTGGAAACGGGCGGGCGACGCGGTCGGCATCGGGTTGAAGGCGAACGAGACGACAAAGGGAGCCATCCTCAGTCCCGAAAAGGTTCGCCATGACACCCGCCCAGATCGCCGTTGTCCGCCAGCAGTTCGGCATGATCGCGCCGCAGAAGGACGTCTTCGCGGCCTTGTTTTACGACAAGCTGTTCGATTCCGATCCGATGCTGCGGCCGATGTTTCCTGCCGACATGCGCCCTCAGCGGGCCAAGCTCATTCAGGCACTTGCCCACGTCATCCTGTCGCTCGACAATCTCGGGGCGGTTCTGGACGATGTGCGGTCTCTTGGCATGCGCCATGCGGCCTACGGGGTCGAAGCCAACCATTATGCGCTGGTGGGCGAAACGTTGCTGGCGGCCCTCGCTGAAACACTTGGTGCGCGGTTCGATGCCAAAGCGGAAGCCGCCTGGGCGCTGGCCTACGGCATCGTCTCGGATGCCATGATCGAAGCGGCGGCGGACTTGCAGTCACGGCAGGCAGCCGAGTGAAATCGATCATCAACCCTTGGGGCTGAGCCGGGCCGCCAGGTCGTTGGTCGCGACCTTGGCCAAGACGCCCTTGACGTCCTCGAAGGTGAAGGGTTTCTCCAGCACTACCACCGCGCTGCCCTGTGCCTTGGCAAGCCGGTCCGGCCCGGCCACGGTGTCGCCGGTGACAATGATCGTGCGGTCAGCAAGCGCAGGATCAATAGCGTGGATCCGGTCCCGGAAATCGATGCCATCAAGGCCGGGCATGCGCAGATCGGCAAACACAATGTCGAACACGCCGGAGCCGATCCGTTCCAGGGCGAGGTTCGAGCGGTCAACAATGATCGCCTGATGACCCAGCCCCTCGACGATTTCCGCGAGGCTCTGCGCCACATCCACCTCGTCGTCGACGATCAGCACCGACAGGCCCGGCCGGCCTTCCGCCACCGCCGCAGCGACTGCCTGCTCCATCGCCCCTTCCGATTTGGGCAGGGAAATGTCGAACCGCGCGCCGCCCTCGGGCTGGTTGGTCAGCGCGATCGTGCCGCCGTGTGCCTCGACCACGTTGCGGCAGATCGAAAGCCCGATGCCGGTCCCGACACCGGCAGGCTTGGTGGTGAAATAGGGGTCGAAGATACGCCGCACCAGATCGGGCGGGACACCGGGACCATTGTCGCTGACAACGATCGCGATACGGTCGCCGGCCTCGCGCGTCTCGACTCGGACGATCCGCGGCGCCGATCGATCCATCAGCGCCTGCTGGGCGTTGATCACCAGGTTGGCGAGAACCTGGGTCAACAGGTCGCGGTCGCCCGTGAGGGTCGGCAATCCCTCGCCAAGCTTCAGCTCGACCGCGATGTCGGAGCTGCGCAGTCCATAGCCGACCATGTCGAGCGCGCCGGTGACCACCTGGTTAATGTCCACCGGACTGCGTTGCGGCGGCTTCTGTCGGGCCATGGCCAGGAAGCTCTTGACGATGCGACCGCAGCGCTCGGCGGCTGCATGAATGCGCTCGCCGCGGCGCCTTACGTCGTCGGCCTGGGCCTTCTCGACCAGCAGCGACGACTGGGCAATGACAATGGCGAGTGGATTGTTGAGCTCATGCGCAACGCCCGCAAGGAGCGAACCCAGGGCGGAAAGCTTCTCGACCTGGTGCAGGCGCTCGCGGCTCGCTTGCGCCTCGTCCGCCATGCGATGGGCTTCGGTGAGATCGCGGACATGGGCCATGAACAGGCGGAAACCGCCCGATCGCACCGTGTTGACCGAGTATTCGACCGGGAACGCCGAGCCGTCCTTGCGGCGCGCAAGAGTTTCAAAACGCCGGGCCATCGACCCGACATCCACTTTCGCCTTGTAACGCTCCATCGTGTCGACCTGCATCTGACGCAGGTCGTGCGGCACGACGAGATCCCAGGATTTCTGGCCAACGGCCTCCTCGCGAGAGTAGCCGAACATGGCCTCGGCGGCCGGGTTGAACTCGACCACCTGCCAGTCCTCGTCCGAGACGATGATCGCGTCGAGCGATGACTGCACCACGGCTTTGTTCAGCGCTTCGCTGCGGGCGAGTGCGTCGATGTTCCTGGCCAATTCCTGCTCGCCGATCTTCAACTCGGTGAGGTCACGCGTGAAGGTCAGGAACCCAACCTCGATCTCACCGATCGGCACATAGGGAATAAGCGAAACCTGCAGGTAGCGCCCGCCCTTCTCGACAAAATCGATCCAGCCCTCCCAGCGCATGACCTCGCCGGAGCGCACCCGGTCGCCCATCGCGACATATTGGGCAACAACCTTCGGCCCCAGGATTTCCTCGACCGTGTGCCCGATCACCTCCTCAGCCGTCTTGCCGACGAATTCGAGGAACTCGCGGTTGGCGTCGCGATAGATCAGCAGATGATCGACGTAGACGGTGCGCAGCGGAATTCCGTCGATCATCGCGCGCAGTTGGTGGATGCGCTGGCTTTGTTCATCGACAGCGGAGGCAACCTGCCGGCGAAGCGACAGCCAGGGTTGGGGGACGTTGGGCACCGCTCCGGCATGGCCGCCGCGCGCCTCTGCACCGAAGCGGGCGATCGCAACCGCGGGCGCGACGAACTGGCGCCAGATCAACACGGCAAGGACCGTGAACGTCGCGACGATGCCGGCAACGAGGACGATATGCTCGACCAAATGCTCGCGCGCCTGCGCCGTGACCTCCGCACGGCCATAGGTCGCCCAGGCGAGATAAAGAACCAGACAGAGCAGGGGCAGACCGCACAGGGTCAGGAGCCCGGCAAAACGCCGGGACAGGTCGGAGCCGCTCTGGGGCGCGGGATCGTTGCGCGCTCCGAACTCAGCCATGGGTCTCGCCTCCAGGCGCCGCGACGGGCGCCAGACAAGCTCGCGAGCCGCCGGACCCCTTCTGGCCAATGTCGCAAGAGTGGGTCGGCAGGGCCTATGTCGTCAAGAATGTCTGAGGCGGGGTCAGGGTGTGTCGATCGTCTCGAACATGCGCCCGACACGTGTCAGGCTTTCGGTCGTGCGCTGCATCTTCTGGTGGAACTCGGCATGAACCCGGCGAGCGGCAGCCGGAAATTCAGCCAACACGCGCCGGAACAGCATGCGCGGAATGCGCATCACAGTCGATGGCTCGCGCGCTATTGCGGTGGCAGGCCGCAATGTTGCGACGATCAATGCGATCTCGCCGAGCAGGGCGCCAGGACCGACGGCACGATCGCCGAGGCCACCGGAATTGCTGAGGATGAAGCCACCCTCGACCACGACAAAGCCGGAATCCGCCGCCTGGCCTTCACGGAACAGAATGTCCCCGCTGCCGAGCATGCGCGTTTCCGCCGAGAAGGCCAGCAGGCGCAGCGGGTCCTGCCCGAGCGAAGCAAAGAGCGGAACGTGCTCGAGCAGCGTGATGTCGTCGTCAAGGGCCATAAGGTCCGGGTGACCCGATCAGGGTACGAGCTTGTAGCCGCCGCCTTCGGTGACCAACAGGGAAGCGTTGCCCGGATCTTTCTCGATCTTCTGGCGCAGCCGATAGATATGAGTTTCCAGGGTATGCGTCGTGACGCCGGAATTGTAGCCCCAGACCTCGGAGAGCAGCACGTCGCGCGACACAGGCTTGATCCCCTGGCGATAAAGATAGCGCAGAATCGCGGTCTCCTTCTCGGTCAGACGGATCTTGCTGTTCTTCTCGGTGATGAGAAGCTTGGAGGAGGGACGGAAGCTGTAGGCGCCGATCTGAAACACGGCGTCTTCGCTGGCCTCGTGTTGGCGCAACTGCGCACGGATACGAGCGAGCAGCACAGCGAAGCGAAACGGCTTCACCACATAATCATTGGCCCCGGCTTCGAGGCCGAGAATCGTGTCCGAATCCGTATCGTGGCCGGTCAGCATGATGATCGGCGAGGCGAAGCCGCCTTTGCGCATGATCTTGACGGCCTCTCGACCATCCATGTCGGGCAGGCCGACGTCCATGATCAGAAGATCGAAATGGTCGCCCTTGACGGTCTGCATCGCCTTGGCGGCAGAATCGACGCTGTCGACCTGAAACTCCTCGTGGATAGCCAATTGCTCTGTCAACGCGTCGCGGATGTCGGCATCGTCGTCGCAGAGAAGAATTTTCCGCACCTGGCTCATCGAATCACCCAGAAAAGAGGGGGCGCACCGCAACTGCGGTGCGTTGGACTAGGACATAGAACGACACTACGCGCAAACCGGGTCGCGCGTTACGAACCGCAAAATTCCCGTGTTCATATGGATGTCGGATTGATGAACGGCCAGCGCGTGCGACAGATTTTCGTCCACTCCCTGCCGGGGCGCCCGACGCGCGGCATGCTGCATGTCGGCCTCGTTGCCTTTCCCTGTGCCCTCGGGCGCTCGGGAATTCGGACCATCAAACGCGAGGGTGACGGAGCAACGCCCCGTGCTCGATTGCCACTGAGGCGCGTGTTTTTCCGCAAGGATCGGCTCCAGCGGCCGGCCAGTCTGCAAACGATCCGCGCCATCCGCCCGACAGATGCCTGGTGCGATGACGCCCGGGACCGGCGCTACAACCGGTTGATCGCAAGGCCTCCGGGCACGGCGGAGGAGTGCCTCATCCGCGACGATCATCTCTACAATGTGATCGTAGAGCTCGGCTGGAACGACCAGCCGGTTCGGCGCCATCACGGCAGTGCAATCTTTTGGCATGGCGCGCGGGACGGATTGACGCCGACGGCCGGTTGCGTTGCGATCCCGATCAGCGTCTTCGCGAAAATCCTGCCGAGGCTGGCGCGCAATGCGGTGATGATCGTGCGCTAGGCGTCCGGTCGAGGCCTATTCGCTAACGATCTTGACCAATTCGCCTCCCCGCGGCTGCTCCTCGGGTCCGAGGCCGTTGAGGACTCGGAAGCGCTCCTGAGCCCGGTCGGCCACCTGCATCCGCCGCGCAAAGGTATCGACCGTGTCGCCCTCGCCTGCCCGGACCAGCCGGATTCGGAGCGGCTTGACCGCGGCTTCCGTACTCGACAGCCGGCGGAAACTTTCCATCGAACCGCGAAACATGGCGTCCACTTCGGCGTTGAGGTCCTTCGCCGCATAGATCAGCCGATAGACCTCGCTCCCGAACCGCACGACGAAGATCCGGAAGGACCAGTCAGCGCCCCGCGCGATGGCGGTGGCCGCCTGGAAGCCGTTGACGGTCACGCTCTCGACCGACTGTTCCGCAAGACCATCGATCCAGCCGGAGGTGAGATAGCCTGTGAGGCTCTGGTTCGCCGCCACCCTGACCACGTCAAGGCGGATCGCCATGTCGTTCGGGCCGAGGCCGGTCACCGCCGAGCGGGAGTTTTCCAGCGTGAAGCCTTCCGGCGCCGTCACCATGAAGCCAAGACGCGGATGGATGAACGAGCGCCCGCGTACCACGCCCTGGCGCGGATCCTCGCCATAGGTGATGCCGTCGAGTGCCCGCAGATAGCGTTCGCGTTCGCGCGGCGCGCCGTCCGGCGCGGAGAACTGGCGAGCCGCGAGGACAGCCTGGCGAATGCGCTCGGGCGTCGAGGGGTGAGATGCGAGAAAGTCGGGGCCTCCGCCAGCCTGCTGCATGGGTGTGCGAAGGGCTGCATTGCGTTCCATCGACTGGAGAAAACGCGACGCGCCGTAGGGATCGAAGCCGGCCTTGTTCAAGAGCGCGACGCCGAGCGCATCGGCTTCAAGCTCCTGGGTGCGCGAAAAGCTCGCCAGCGAGATCCGAGCTGCCTCGCGGCGCTGCTCGGCACCGGCAAGGTCATTGAGCAGCCTCGCCCGCATCACAGCGACCAGTTCGCTGGTCCGCACCTGGTCCTCGCGCTGGTTGGCATGGCGGGCCGAGACATGCCCCATCTCGTGGCCGAGAACGGCGGCAAACTCCGAGACGTCATTGATCAGTCCCAGCATGCCGCGGGTGATGTAGAGATGGCCGGACGGCAGGGCAAAGGCGTTGATCGACGGCGAATTGAGCACGGTCAGCCGGTAGCGCTGGTCCGGCCTGTCCGACGCGGCACCAAGCTTGTCGAGGACCTCGGTTGCCAGACGGTCGATCGCAGTTGCCTCGTACTCGCCGCCAAAGGCCGCAAGAATTCTGGCGTGGTCGCGTGTGGTCAGCGGCGGCAGTCGCGATTCAGTCGGGGCTGGCTCGGGCAACGGCACAGGCTCGGGCACCGTCGCGCAGCTCGCCAAAAAAAGCGCAAGCGCTAGCGAAGCCGCCGGCCC
This region of Phreatobacter aquaticus genomic DNA includes:
- a CDS encoding M48 family metalloprotease, with the protein product MPLPEPAPTESRLPPLTTRDHARILAAFGGEYEATAIDRLATEVLDKLGAASDRPDQRYRLTVLNSPSINAFALPSGHLYITRGMLGLINDVSEFAAVLGHEMGHVSARHANQREDQVRTSELVAVMRARLLNDLAGAEQRREAARISLASFSRTQELEADALGVALLNKAGFDPYGASRFLQSMERNAALRTPMQQAGGGPDFLASHPSTPERIRQAVLAARQFSAPDGAPRERERYLRALDGITYGEDPRQGVVRGRSFIHPRLGFMVTAPEGFTLENSRSAVTGLGPNDMAIRLDVVRVAANQSLTGYLTSGWIDGLAEQSVESVTVNGFQAATAIARGADWSFRIFVVRFGSEVYRLIYAAKDLNAEVDAMFRGSMESFRRLSSTEAAVKPLRIRLVRAGEGDTVDTFARRMQVADRAQERFRVLNGLGPEEQPRGGELVKIVSE
- a CDS encoding cyclic nucleotide-binding domain-containing protein — encoded protein: MALDDDITLLEHVPLFASLGQDPLRLLAFSAETRMLGSGDILFREGQAADSGFVVVEGGFILSNSGGLGDRAVGPGALLGEIALIVATLRPATAIAREPSTVMRIPRMLFRRVLAEFPAAARRVHAEFHQKMQRTTESLTRVGRMFETIDTP
- a CDS encoding response regulator codes for the protein MKTTVAIVDDEEHLREAVAEYLELQGFDVLSYRNAQVFREESVGKAIDVAILDIAMPGEDGLSLARFIRKTRQTGIIMATAAGRPIDRIVGLEIGADDYLVKPYELRELLARIKSVLRRVKAAPANGQATAPQAVLQEGRSLKFGTLTLDLDARRLVDAAGAPIDLTAMEFDLLQALATRPNRVLSRGQLQEFAHGRSADESDRSIDIRVTRLRKKIEPDAEHPRFIKTVRGEGYVFVPNGA
- a CDS encoding globin domain-containing protein is translated as MTPAQIAVVRQQFGMIAPQKDVFAALFYDKLFDSDPMLRPMFPADMRPQRAKLIQALAHVILSLDNLGAVLDDVRSLGMRHAAYGVEANHYALVGETLLAALAETLGARFDAKAEAAWALAYGIVSDAMIEAAADLQSRQAAE
- a CDS encoding PAS domain-containing hybrid sensor histidine kinase/response regulator gives rise to the protein MAEFGARNDPAPQSGSDLSRRFAGLLTLCGLPLLCLVLYLAWATYGRAEVTAQAREHLVEHIVLVAGIVATFTVLAVLIWRQFVAPAVAIARFGAEARGGHAGAVPNVPQPWLSLRRQVASAVDEQSQRIHQLRAMIDGIPLRTVYVDHLLIYRDANREFLEFVGKTAEEVIGHTVEEILGPKVVAQYVAMGDRVRSGEVMRWEGWIDFVEKGGRYLQVSLIPYVPIGEIEVGFLTFTRDLTELKIGEQELARNIDALARSEALNKAVVQSSLDAIIVSDEDWQVVEFNPAAEAMFGYSREEAVGQKSWDLVVPHDLRQMQVDTMERYKAKVDVGSMARRFETLARRKDGSAFPVEYSVNTVRSGGFRLFMAHVRDLTEAHRMADEAQASRERLHQVEKLSALGSLLAGVAHELNNPLAIVIAQSSLLVEKAQADDVRRRGERIHAAAERCGRIVKSFLAMARQKPPQRSPVDINQVVTGALDMVGYGLRSSDIAVELKLGEGLPTLTGDRDLLTQVLANLVINAQQALMDRSAPRIVRVETREAGDRIAIVVSDNGPGVPPDLVRRIFDPYFTTKPAGVGTGIGLSICRNVVEAHGGTIALTNQPEGGARFDISLPKSEGAMEQAVAAAVAEGRPGLSVLIVDDEVDVAQSLAEIVEGLGHQAIIVDRSNLALERIGSGVFDIVFADLRMPGLDGIDFRDRIHAIDPALADRTIIVTGDTVAGPDRLAKAQGSAVVVLEKPFTFEDVKGVLAKVATNDLAARLSPKG
- a CDS encoding response regulator transcription factor, whose amino-acid sequence is MARRGRIAVLDDEPDWVDAVEEYLVDLGYDVDRLAAAWELEPYLAREKPDLIILDLGLPGESGIDILIRTDLASDVAVLVLTGNPDPVDRVLGLELGADDYVQKPVELRELAARVAGILQRRLGRRRNLVVFESSSVDLVAARVLKADGSTERLSAGEVALIRAFADNPGKVLTREEIMEKAPAEDEEAFDRAIDSRIARLRRKLDTEAIRTVRGHGYVFDLPAHAGEPTQSPAGNG
- a CDS encoding response regulator transcription factor — protein: MSQVRKILLCDDDADIRDALTEQLAIHEEFQVDSVDSAAKAMQTVKGDHFDLLIMDVGLPDMDGREAVKIMRKGGFASPIIMLTGHDTDSDTILGLEAGANDYVVKPFRFAVLLARIRAQLRQHEASEDAVFQIGAYSFRPSSKLLITEKNSKIRLTEKETAILRYLYRQGIKPVSRDVLLSEVWGYNSGVTTHTLETHIYRLRQKIEKDPGNASLLVTEGGGYKLVP
- a CDS encoding L,D-transpeptidase family protein, which codes for MLHVGLVAFPCALGRSGIRTIKREGDGATPRARLPLRRVFFRKDRLQRPASLQTIRAIRPTDAWCDDARDRRYNRLIARPPGTAEECLIRDDHLYNVIVELGWNDQPVRRHHGSAIFWHGARDGLTPTAGCVAIPISVFAKILPRLARNAVMIVR